A stretch of Acropora palmata chromosome 9, jaAcrPala1.3, whole genome shotgun sequence DNA encodes these proteins:
- the LOC141892153 gene encoding sodium/potassium-transporting ATPase subunit beta-1-like: MAYAKQGQEGKTRLERLQDNARDFAHFLYNRDNEEGKITVLGRDGASWAKLSVFFLIFYGCLAGFFAAMLNIFLTTVPEKEMGPKVRRFLDNRPGLIPTPLIVKSGEVDKNVKKVESFLKPYIGMMNNPAYQNCTNETRREKGSKPCAFDLTTLGECYSPEKNFGYDEGTPCIFFKMNKIYGWTPESDKDFVKLSCKNEKGHSKDNLDIFPRDKPGFLTYFYPFYSEEDWYAPIAALKVNTTDAGVVLCEVLGKNIEVTKTYRLNRGAIGKARIEIQP; encoded by the exons ATGGCGTACGCAAAGCAAGGACAAGAAGGGAAGACAAGACTTGAACGTTTGCAAGACAATGCGCGAGATTTTGCACATTTTCTTTATAACCGAGATAATGAAGAAGGGAAGATTACAGTTTTGGGAAGAGATGGTGCGAGTTGGG CAAAGCTCTCCGtgtttttcttgatattttATGGCTGTTTGGCCGGTTTCTTCGCCGCCATGTTAAACATCTTTTTGACCACTGTACCAGAAAAAGAGATGGGTCCCAAAGTCAGAAGATTTTTAGACAATAGACCAG GTCTTATTCCAACCCCTTTGATAGTAAAATCTGGTGAAGTTgacaaaaatgtgaaaaaagtAGAGTCATTTTTGAAAC CATACATTGGAATGATGAACAACCCAGCGTACCAAAACTGCACAAATGAAACAAGGCGTGAGAAAGGTTCCAAACCTTGTGCTTTTGATCTGACCACCCTTGGTGAATGCTATAGCCCAGAAAAGAACTTTGGCTATGACGAAGGGACACCGTGCATCTTCTTTAAGATGAATAAG ATTTATGGTTGGACACCTGAAAGTGATAAGGATTTTGTAAAACTCAGCTGCAAGAACGAAAAGGGTCATAGCAAG GACAACCTGGATATTTTTCCAAGAGACAAACCTGGCTTTTTGACTTACTTTTACCCATTTTATTCGGAAGAAGACTGGTATGCTCCAATTGCAGCCTTGAAAGTGAATACCACAGATGCTGGAGTTGTTCTTTGTGAAGTCCTTGGTAAAAATATAGAGGTGACGAAAACCTATCGCCTCAACAGAGGTGCTATTGGAAAAGCACGGATTGAAATCCAGCCATAA